Proteins encoded in a region of the Nonomuraea helvata genome:
- a CDS encoding GNAT family N-acetyltransferase, which translates to MDIFLETERLILRRFTESDADDLFALDNDPEVMEFINGGKPTPREEIVEETLPWFITHDFFAVVEKPSGAFLGWFHLRPRKGEPDDEPELGYRLHMSAWGKGYATEGSLALIDKAFRDRGARRVYAQTMAVNLRSRRVMEKCGLTHTRTFHPEWDDPLPGTEEGEVEYELTRADWETR; encoded by the coding sequence GTGGACATCTTCCTGGAGACCGAGCGGCTGATCCTGCGCCGCTTCACCGAGTCGGACGCCGACGACCTCTTCGCGCTCGACAACGACCCTGAGGTCATGGAGTTCATCAACGGCGGCAAGCCGACGCCGCGCGAGGAGATCGTCGAGGAGACGCTGCCCTGGTTCATCACGCACGACTTCTTCGCCGTCGTCGAGAAGCCGTCGGGAGCCTTCCTCGGCTGGTTCCATCTGCGGCCGCGCAAGGGCGAGCCGGACGACGAGCCGGAGCTGGGCTACCGGCTGCACATGTCCGCCTGGGGCAAGGGGTATGCGACCGAGGGCTCGCTCGCGCTGATCGACAAGGCGTTCCGCGATCGGGGCGCGCGCCGCGTGTACGCCCAGACGATGGCCGTGAACCTGCGGTCCCGGCGGGTCATGGAGAAGTGCGGGCTGACGCACACCCGCACCTTCCACCCGGAATGGGACGACCCGCTGCCCGGCACCGAGGAGGGCGAGGTGGAGTACGAGCTGACGCGCGCCGACTGGGAGACGCGCTGA
- a CDS encoding DUF1772 domain-containing protein — MTGELVQYAGLFLTGILAGEELIVRYGVHPALAGLDDHTHLLARQALVRRLRVVVPIVMLPAAALAVTALVVVTGPGLALRWATLIAMVVFLLLSFLGTVPINIKVDDWRADAPPADWKAVIRHWARIDVLRSTAATAAFLSAVLATAS; from the coding sequence ATGACCGGTGAGCTGGTGCAGTACGCCGGCCTGTTCCTGACCGGCATCCTCGCGGGCGAGGAGCTGATCGTCCGCTACGGCGTCCATCCGGCACTGGCCGGCCTGGACGACCACACGCACCTGCTCGCACGCCAAGCCCTCGTACGCCGTCTGCGCGTGGTGGTGCCGATCGTCATGCTGCCCGCCGCGGCCCTCGCCGTGACGGCCCTCGTGGTCGTCACCGGTCCGGGGCTGGCCCTGCGGTGGGCGACGTTGATCGCGATGGTGGTGTTCCTGCTGCTGTCGTTCCTGGGGACGGTGCCGATCAACATCAAGGTCGACGACTGGCGGGCCGACGCTCCACCGGCCGACTGGAAGGCCGTGATCCGCCACTGGGCGCGCATCGACGTACTCCGGTCGACGGCGGCGACGGCCGCGTTCCTGTCCGCCGTACTCGCCACAGCGAGCTGA
- a CDS encoding BTAD domain-containing putative transcriptional regulator, with translation MSVVEDVRFGVLGPLRAEVGGRAAGLGGPRQRAVLALLLIARGRSVSAERIISEVWEGSRPPSLTTLHGYIADLRRTLEPERAPGAPARLLVREGPGYALRAGPAAVDAERFTDLAARGRRALEGGEPRRAADLTGKALALWRGPAYADFGGAAFAVPDATRLEDLRATVREDRLAAVIASGQHAAAVSELEALIAEQPLRERGWELLVLALYRSGRQADALAALRAVRRRLADELGIDPGRGLRDLEAAVLAQDPRLAPAPTESTRVSYPPAAAPAPSSGNLPFALSSFVGRGGDLAAVASLLDGHRLVTLTGPGGVGKTRLALEVARARTDADGPWLVELAGLHAPELLTGTMAAALGLPTAASPDQLAGMIADRDMLIVLDNCEHLLVPAAMLAHTLLTRCGTVRMLCTSREPLGISGEMVYEVPSLDAATEAADLFLRRAAAVSPGWAAEPGDRERIAALCSRLDGIPLAIELAAAQSRALSVAQIADAVADRFTLLVDGSAGRPDRHRTLLNTVAWSDQLLQPAERRLFHRLGVFEAGFDLEAAAAVGGVEPVLAPLLALVRKSLVTAETGTAPRRYRMLETLRQYALASLSTDELAWARERHRAWALGRAENAERHLRGPQGAALLNGLSRDQAEFRAAFASSLAAGHGEYALRLSGALFWFWFRMGHVAEGLAWLSEAFAAAPQAGAEVRARARFAVAGLHYLAGQPPQAYQAARSAMEEARQAGDPVTEAVATAYAAYLGLLTGAALDAGALAREAVELARRSALDWLEAETLMIQGMVLRVLGDLPGADRVFQEAIGAARASGHDWAADGAAWCDMKTASDRGDGARALAIAADILATMDRYGDISFWLVTVHSAARALALTGQAEHAAVLMGAVEAIGKRAGVSPELMDPLDGPREAAAVRGALPPEEYERHAARGRAMSRRDASALLTSLIAGR, from the coding sequence GTGAGTGTGGTCGAGGACGTGAGGTTCGGCGTTCTTGGACCGCTCCGGGCCGAGGTCGGCGGTCGCGCGGCAGGGCTTGGCGGACCTCGCCAGCGGGCCGTGCTGGCGCTGCTGCTGATCGCGCGGGGCAGGAGCGTCTCGGCAGAGCGGATCATCTCCGAAGTGTGGGAGGGCTCGCGGCCGCCCTCCCTGACGACCCTCCATGGGTACATCGCCGATCTGCGCAGGACGCTGGAGCCGGAAAGAGCGCCCGGCGCTCCGGCCCGGCTGCTGGTGCGCGAGGGGCCCGGATACGCCCTTCGGGCAGGACCCGCCGCGGTTGACGCCGAGCGTTTCACCGATCTGGCCGCTCGTGGCCGGCGCGCGTTGGAGGGCGGTGAACCGCGACGCGCCGCGGACCTGACCGGAAAGGCGCTCGCGCTGTGGCGGGGCCCGGCCTATGCCGACTTCGGCGGAGCCGCCTTCGCGGTGCCCGACGCGACCCGGCTGGAGGATCTGCGGGCCACAGTCCGCGAGGACCGGCTCGCGGCTGTCATCGCATCGGGGCAGCACGCCGCCGCCGTGAGCGAGCTTGAGGCGCTGATCGCCGAGCAGCCGCTGCGGGAGCGTGGCTGGGAGCTGCTGGTCCTCGCCTTGTACCGGTCAGGGCGGCAGGCCGACGCGCTCGCCGCCCTTCGAGCGGTACGCAGAAGGCTGGCCGACGAGCTGGGCATCGACCCGGGACGCGGCCTGCGCGACCTGGAGGCGGCCGTACTCGCCCAGGACCCGCGTCTGGCCCCGGCGCCGACCGAGTCCACCCGTGTGTCGTACCCTCCGGCCGCGGCTCCGGCGCCGTCCTCGGGCAATCTGCCGTTCGCGCTGTCCAGCTTCGTCGGCCGCGGCGGCGACCTCGCGGCCGTCGCATCTCTGCTGGACGGGCACCGGCTCGTCACGCTCACCGGCCCGGGCGGGGTCGGCAAGACCCGCCTGGCCTTGGAGGTCGCGCGCGCCCGTACCGACGCCGACGGGCCCTGGCTCGTGGAGCTGGCAGGGCTGCACGCACCCGAACTGCTCACCGGGACCATGGCCGCCGCCCTGGGACTGCCCACCGCGGCGTCCCCCGATCAGCTGGCCGGGATGATCGCCGACCGTGACATGCTGATCGTCCTGGACAACTGCGAGCATCTGCTGGTCCCCGCCGCCATGCTGGCCCACACGCTGCTGACCCGCTGCGGGACTGTGCGGATGCTGTGCACCAGCCGCGAACCCCTGGGCATCTCGGGGGAAATGGTCTACGAAGTACCGTCCCTGGATGCCGCCACGGAGGCCGCGGACCTGTTCCTGCGCCGTGCGGCGGCCGTCTCTCCCGGCTGGGCGGCCGAGCCGGGCGACAGGGAAAGGATCGCGGCCCTGTGCTCACGGCTCGACGGCATCCCGTTGGCCATCGAACTCGCCGCCGCGCAGAGCCGGGCACTGTCCGTCGCCCAGATAGCCGATGCCGTAGCGGACCGCTTCACCTTGCTGGTGGACGGATCAGCCGGACGGCCGGACCGTCATCGCACGCTGCTGAACACGGTCGCCTGGAGCGATCAATTGCTGCAGCCGGCGGAACGCCGGCTCTTCCACCGGCTCGGCGTGTTCGAAGCCGGCTTCGACCTGGAGGCGGCCGCCGCGGTGGGAGGAGTCGAGCCTGTCCTGGCACCGCTGTTGGCGTTGGTCCGCAAATCGCTGGTCACCGCCGAAACCGGCACGGCGCCGCGCCGCTACCGGATGCTGGAGACCTTGCGCCAGTACGCCTTGGCCTCGCTCTCCACCGACGAGCTGGCCTGGGCGCGGGAACGCCACCGCGCCTGGGCCCTGGGCCGGGCCGAGAACGCCGAACGTCATCTCCGCGGCCCGCAGGGAGCGGCGTTGCTGAACGGGCTGAGCCGCGATCAGGCGGAGTTCCGGGCGGCGTTCGCCTCGTCGCTGGCAGCGGGTCACGGCGAGTACGCGCTACGGCTGAGCGGCGCGCTGTTCTGGTTCTGGTTCCGCATGGGTCATGTCGCGGAGGGTCTGGCCTGGCTGTCCGAGGCGTTCGCGGCGGCCCCGCAAGCCGGTGCGGAGGTCCGGGCTCGTGCCCGGTTCGCGGTCGCGGGACTGCACTACCTGGCCGGACAGCCGCCACAGGCGTACCAGGCGGCCCGTTCGGCGATGGAGGAGGCCCGCCAGGCAGGTGACCCGGTGACGGAGGCGGTCGCCACCGCGTACGCCGCCTACCTGGGGCTGCTGACCGGGGCGGCGCTCGACGCCGGGGCTCTCGCCCGCGAGGCCGTCGAGCTGGCCCGGCGCAGCGCCCTTGACTGGCTGGAAGCGGAAACGCTCATGATCCAGGGCATGGTCCTGCGGGTGCTGGGGGATCTGCCGGGCGCCGACAGGGTCTTCCAGGAGGCCATCGGCGCCGCTCGCGCCAGTGGCCACGACTGGGCAGCGGACGGGGCGGCCTGGTGCGACATGAAGACGGCCTCGGACCGCGGGGACGGCGCTCGGGCACTGGCCATCGCGGCGGACATCCTGGCCACGATGGACCGTTACGGAGACATCTCGTTCTGGCTGGTGACGGTGCACAGCGCGGCCCGCGCCCTCGCGCTGACCGGGCAGGCCGAGCACGCGGCCGTGCTCATGGGGGCCGTGGAGGCCATCGGCAAGCGAGCCGGCGTCTCCCCGGAGTTGATGGACCCGTTGGACGGGCCTCGCGAGGCCGCCGCCGTACGCGGGGCACTTCCGCCTGAGGAGTACGAACGTCATGCGGCCCGCGGGCGCGCTATGTCCCGGCGGGATGCGAGTGCCCTGCTCACCTCGTTGATCGCTGGACGATGA
- a CDS encoding AfsR/SARP family transcriptional regulator → MGGVAPDIVRFGVLGPVRAELAGRAVGLGGLRQRAVLAVLLIARGRMVSAERITSQAWEGSPPSTPTTLHAYISQLRRALEPERSPGAPPRLLVREGTGYALRTDPSAVDAERFADLAVAGRRALDGGRPGSAAELLTEALELWRGPAYADFGGAGFVFTEAARLEDLRAAASEDRLAATIDLGRHAAAVGELEALVAEQPLRERGWELLVLALYRSGRQADAIAALRTVRRRLADELGIDPGPALRDLESAVLAQDPRLDPPPARSAGTVGAHVGGAHVGGTTPATTSPRIPSAAPAAPARRSATAPVGNLPFALSSLVGRTDDIAAVERLLAEYRLVTLTGPGGVGKTRLALETARGRTDVTDGPWLVELAGLTSPELLPATIGAAVGIPGASSAEDLSAVLAGRRLLLVLDNCEHLLDEVTTLTGVLLSRCGDLRVLSTSREALGVEGEAVYEVRPLDPDGDGAELFRERAAAGLATWSPDEDDLDRIPGLCAGLDGIPLAIELAAAQCRMLSIGQIADALENRFDVLVGGPVDLPARHRALESAIAWSHRLLEPGERRLFHRLSVFAAGFDLDAAGAVGDQAPVLPPLSALVRKSLVGVEPGTAPRRYRLLETLRQYALRELDLEDLARTQQRHRAWVLAQAESAERRLHGPQAAVLLGRLTREQPEFRAAFASALAAGDGDYALRLGGALYWFWYRMGHIAEGLSWMSKAFAAAPYAEPAVRGRARLAVSGLSYLAGKPAQAYEAVVLAEQEAREAGDLMVEASARIYQTHFGVLAGIPVDAPALARSAVELARRAGEDWLVAEALMVQGTLARVLGDLPTAAAVLAEAVATADSCGHDWAAGSSAWAVMKTACDRGDGRRALEVAGGILNALDRHQDVTSRLVLIHTAAHALVLTGQAEQAAVLMGGVEAVGRRVGFSPELMDPVDGPREAAAVRAALPQDEYERLTAQGRDLSLEELTTLLVDLLKIR, encoded by the coding sequence ATGGGTGGGGTCGCTCCCGATATCGTGCGGTTCGGGGTGCTCGGTCCTGTCCGGGCCGAGCTGGCGGGACGGGCGGTCGGCCTGGGGGGTCTGCGGCAGCGGGCGGTCCTGGCTGTCCTGCTGATCGCCAGGGGCAGGATGGTCTCCGCCGAGCGGATCACGTCCCAGGCGTGGGAAGGCTCCCCGCCCTCCACGCCGACGACCCTCCACGCGTACATCTCCCAGCTGCGCCGGGCCCTGGAGCCGGAACGCTCGCCCGGCGCTCCGCCCCGGCTGCTGGTCCGTGAGGGGACGGGATACGCGCTGCGGACTGATCCGTCCGCAGTCGACGCCGAGCGCTTCGCCGACCTCGCCGTGGCGGGGCGGCGGGCTCTGGACGGCGGCCGACCGGGCTCCGCCGCGGAACTACTCACCGAGGCACTGGAGCTGTGGCGTGGTCCCGCCTACGCGGACTTCGGCGGGGCCGGCTTCGTCTTCACGGAAGCGGCCCGGCTGGAGGACCTGCGTGCGGCCGCGTCCGAGGACCGGCTGGCCGCCACCATCGACCTGGGCAGGCACGCCGCGGCCGTCGGCGAGCTGGAGGCGCTGGTGGCCGAGCAACCGCTGCGGGAACGCGGCTGGGAGCTGCTCGTCCTGGCCCTGTACCGGTCCGGGCGGCAGGCTGACGCGATCGCGGCGCTGCGCACGGTACGGCGTCGGCTCGCTGACGAGCTGGGCATCGACCCAGGACCCGCGTTACGCGACCTGGAGTCCGCGGTGCTCGCCCAGGACCCCCGGCTCGACCCGCCGCCCGCCCGCTCCGCCGGAACCGTCGGCGCTCACGTCGGTGGGGCTCACGTCGGTGGGACCACTCCCGCCACCACCAGTCCCCGTATCCCTTCCGCCGCTCCCGCCGCTCCCGCCCGCCGTTCGGCGACGGCGCCCGTCGGTAACCTGCCGTTCGCGTTGTCCAGCCTCGTCGGACGCACGGACGACATCGCCGCCGTGGAGCGTCTGCTGGCCGAGTACCGGCTCGTCACCCTCACCGGCCCGGGCGGAGTGGGCAAGACACGCCTCGCGCTGGAGACGGCCAGAGGCCGTACCGACGTCACCGACGGGCCCTGGCTGGTCGAACTGGCCGGACTCACCTCACCCGAGCTGCTGCCCGCCACGATCGGCGCCGCCGTCGGCATCCCCGGGGCATCCTCAGCCGAAGACCTGTCGGCCGTGCTCGCCGGGCGGCGATTACTGCTGGTCCTCGACAACTGCGAACACCTGCTGGACGAGGTCACCACCCTGACCGGTGTGCTGCTGAGCCGATGCGGCGACCTGCGGGTACTGTCCACCAGCCGCGAAGCGCTGGGCGTGGAGGGCGAGGCGGTCTACGAGGTACGGCCGCTCGACCCTGACGGGGACGGCGCCGAACTCTTCCGGGAACGGGCTGCCGCGGGCCTGGCCACCTGGTCCCCCGACGAGGACGACCTCGACCGGATCCCCGGGCTCTGCGCCGGTCTCGACGGCATTCCGCTCGCCATCGAACTGGCCGCCGCGCAATGCCGGATGCTCTCCATCGGCCAGATCGCCGACGCCTTGGAGAACCGCTTCGACGTACTGGTCGGCGGCCCTGTCGACCTGCCCGCCCGGCATCGTGCGCTGGAGTCCGCCATCGCCTGGAGCCACCGGCTTCTCGAACCCGGGGAACGGCGGCTCTTCCACCGGCTGAGCGTGTTCGCCGCCGGATTCGACCTCGACGCCGCGGGCGCGGTCGGAGACCAGGCTCCCGTGCTGCCTCCCTTGTCGGCCCTGGTCCGCAAGTCGCTGGTCGGTGTCGAGCCCGGGACCGCGCCACGCCGCTACCGGCTGCTGGAGACGCTGCGTCAGTACGCGCTGCGGGAACTCGACCTGGAGGACCTGGCGCGGACCCAGCAACGGCACCGCGCCTGGGTGCTGGCCCAGGCGGAGAGCGCCGAGCGCCGGCTCCACGGCCCTCAGGCGGCCGTGCTGCTGGGCCGGCTGACCCGGGAGCAGCCGGAGTTCCGCGCCGCGTTCGCTTCCGCGCTGGCGGCCGGGGACGGCGACTACGCGCTGCGATTGGGCGGAGCGCTGTACTGGTTCTGGTACCGCATGGGCCACATCGCCGAAGGCCTGTCGTGGATGTCGAAGGCTTTCGCCGCGGCGCCGTACGCCGAGCCGGCGGTCCGTGGGAGGGCCCGGCTCGCCGTCAGCGGGCTCAGCTACCTGGCCGGGAAGCCGGCGCAGGCGTACGAGGCCGTCGTGCTGGCGGAGCAGGAGGCACGGGAGGCCGGTGACCTGATGGTCGAGGCTTCCGCACGGATCTACCAGACGCACTTCGGCGTACTCGCCGGAATACCCGTTGACGCTCCGGCGCTCGCCCGCAGCGCGGTCGAACTCGCCCGGCGTGCCGGCGAGGACTGGCTGGTGGCCGAGGCGCTGATGGTCCAGGGCACGCTCGCCCGCGTTCTAGGAGATCTCCCGACCGCCGCCGCGGTCCTGGCCGAAGCCGTCGCGACCGCCGACTCCTGCGGCCACGACTGGGCGGCCGGCTCGTCCGCGTGGGCCGTCATGAAAACCGCGTGCGATCGTGGCGACGGTCGGCGTGCCCTGGAGGTCGCCGGCGGCATCCTGAACGCGCTCGACCGTCACCAAGACGTCACCTCCAGGCTTGTGCTGATCCACACCGCCGCCCACGCCCTCGTGCTGACCGGGCAGGCCGAGCAGGCGGCCGTGCTGATGGGCGGAGTGGAGGCCGTCGGCCGCCGGGTGGGCTTCTCTCCCGAGTTGATGGACCCGGTGGATGGTCCCCGCGAGGCCGCCGCCGTACGCGCAGCCCTACCGCAGGACGAGTACGAACGCCTGACGGCCCAGGGACGCGACCTGTCCCTGGAGGAACTGACCACCCTCCTGGTGGATCTGCTCAAGATCCGCTGA
- a CDS encoding aldo/keto reductase: protein MTSQSFTIAGELRVQRLGYGTGMLTGAGYWGPRLEPDQAVAVLRRAVERGVTLVDTADNYGPDIAEELVARALHPYPDDLVVATKGGVVRTGPNVWHVAGRPERLRAMCEASLRRLKAETIDLYQLHRIDPDVPLADQLGTLAELRQEGKIRHIGLDTVTLEELERALEITEIASVQNRFNLLDRESAPVLRACEERGLAFLPWFPLGNGALARADLPEVARRHGATAGQVALAWLLHHSPVVLPTPGTGSLAHLEENLDAAAIELTPDDLAALDRP, encoded by the coding sequence TTGACCAGTCAGAGTTTCACCATCGCGGGCGAGCTGCGGGTCCAGCGGCTCGGGTACGGCACCGGCATGCTCACCGGGGCCGGCTACTGGGGGCCGCGCCTCGAGCCCGACCAGGCCGTCGCCGTGCTGCGCCGCGCCGTGGAGCGCGGGGTCACGCTCGTCGACACGGCCGACAACTACGGGCCGGACATCGCCGAGGAGCTGGTGGCGCGGGCGCTGCACCCGTACCCGGACGACCTGGTGGTGGCGACCAAGGGCGGCGTCGTGCGTACCGGGCCCAATGTCTGGCACGTCGCCGGGCGGCCCGAGCGGCTGCGGGCCATGTGCGAGGCCAGCCTGCGCCGGCTCAAGGCCGAGACCATCGACCTCTACCAGCTCCACCGGATCGACCCCGACGTGCCGCTGGCCGACCAGCTCGGCACGCTGGCCGAGCTGCGTCAGGAGGGCAAGATCCGGCACATCGGGCTCGACACGGTCACCCTGGAGGAGCTGGAGCGGGCGCTGGAGATCACCGAGATCGCCTCGGTGCAGAACCGCTTCAACCTGCTGGATCGCGAGTCCGCGCCGGTGCTGCGGGCGTGCGAGGAGCGAGGGCTGGCGTTCCTGCCCTGGTTCCCCTTGGGCAACGGGGCGCTGGCCCGGGCCGACCTGCCGGAGGTGGCGCGGCGGCACGGGGCCACCGCCGGCCAGGTGGCGCTGGCGTGGCTGCTGCACCATTCGCCGGTCGTCCTGCCCACACCGGGCACGGGCTCGCTTGCCCACCTGGAGGAGAACCTGGACGCGGCCGCCATCGAGCTCACCCCGGACGACCTGGCCGCCCTGGACCGGCCATAG
- a CDS encoding FAD-binding monooxygenase — protein MTSIGNPPTGHAVVAGAGIGGLLVARVLSETFDRVTVIDRDALPAQGVPRRGVPQGYHAHGLLSRGCEILEDLFPRLTADLVAAGATTCDIQDDVRWYNDGRLLRPAPSRLRGLTVSRPELERYLRSRVADLPGVVIHERCEVIEPIAGRDGVVTGVRLQRSGHRPEDMAADLVVNAVGRGNRGAEWLRRLGYEPAPEERVDSRLQYVSREYRRRPGDADFIAMVVGHSASVPRGGVALSGEGDRWLVTLFGMGDDVPPVDRDGYHGFAARLPVPDLHRLLERLEPLGEPRRMRIPVSIRRRYERLDRFPEGYVVFGDALCQFNPSYGQGMTVAACEAVALRECLEDGRRDGLARRFFERAARIIDVPWDLSVGGDLRFPSVEGPRPLRVKLLNRYITRLHVAAEADPVVGHAFLSVANLQAPPQRLLSPGVLARVLRPRPSVGPADPRLPAREQVPAGQ, from the coding sequence ATGACAAGCATCGGAAACCCGCCCACCGGACACGCCGTCGTCGCGGGAGCGGGGATCGGCGGACTCCTGGTGGCCCGGGTGCTGAGCGAGACGTTCGACCGGGTCACGGTGATCGACCGTGACGCACTGCCCGCCCAGGGTGTCCCCCGGCGGGGTGTGCCGCAGGGGTACCACGCGCACGGGCTGCTGTCCCGGGGCTGTGAGATCCTCGAGGACCTGTTCCCCCGGCTGACTGCGGACCTGGTCGCGGCGGGCGCCACCACCTGCGACATCCAGGACGACGTCCGCTGGTACAACGACGGCCGGCTGCTGCGCCCCGCGCCTTCGCGGCTGCGTGGCCTGACGGTGAGCCGGCCGGAACTCGAACGGTATCTGCGCTCCCGGGTCGCGGATCTTCCCGGCGTGGTGATCCACGAGCGCTGCGAAGTGATCGAGCCGATCGCCGGCAGGGACGGCGTGGTCACCGGAGTACGTCTGCAGCGTTCGGGGCACCGGCCCGAGGACATGGCGGCCGATCTCGTGGTGAACGCCGTGGGCCGGGGAAACCGGGGCGCGGAGTGGCTGCGCCGGCTGGGATACGAGCCCGCGCCGGAGGAACGTGTCGACTCCCGGCTGCAGTACGTTTCACGTGAGTACCGGCGCCGGCCGGGCGACGCCGACTTCATCGCCATGGTGGTGGGGCACAGCGCGTCGGTCCCCAGGGGCGGGGTCGCCCTCAGCGGGGAGGGAGACCGCTGGCTCGTCACCCTGTTCGGCATGGGCGACGACGTCCCGCCCGTCGACCGGGACGGGTACCACGGGTTCGCCGCCCGGCTCCCGGTCCCGGACCTGCACCGCCTCCTGGAGCGCCTGGAACCGCTGGGCGAGCCGCGGCGGATGCGCATCCCGGTGAGCATTCGGCGCCGCTACGAACGGCTGGACCGTTTCCCCGAGGGCTATGTGGTGTTCGGTGATGCCCTGTGCCAGTTCAATCCCAGCTACGGGCAGGGCATGACCGTGGCCGCCTGCGAGGCTGTCGCCCTTCGTGAGTGCCTGGAGGACGGCCGGCGCGACGGCCTGGCCCGCCGCTTCTTCGAGCGGGCCGCGCGGATCATCGACGTGCCCTGGGACCTGTCGGTCGGTGGTGACCTGCGGTTCCCGTCCGTCGAGGGTCCACGCCCGCTGCGGGTGAAGCTGCTCAACCGCTACATCACCCGCCTCCACGTCGCCGCGGAGGCGGACCCGGTGGTCGGGCACGCCTTCCTGAGCGTCGCCAACCTGCAGGCCCCTCCACAGCGCCTGTTGTCGCCCGGCGTCCTGGCCCGGGTGCTCCGGCCGCGTCCCAGCGTCGGCCCGGCCGACCCCAGACTTCCGGCCCGGGAGCAGGTCCCGGCCGGTCAATGA
- a CDS encoding MurR/RpiR family transcriptional regulator, whose translation MEQNSLAATVRARLSGLHDAEARVAQVVLDQGVRLVHLSVNDVAKLAGTSASTVVRSCRRLGFGGYQELKIAAAREAPTGAEPPDDLDPLAATVRAAREALGGLSATLSRADLRAVAEAIGGASRVLLAATGLSGATATDAAYRLRALGLPVDLPPDPLTAHLAAELLPDQAVCLAISHSGATRSTVETARRARAAGARVVAVTSYASSPLTEESTWVLVGGGQDLVFGMEAVASRLAHLTIVDTLSMIVLALRGGAAERAVSASAEVTASHSY comes from the coding sequence GTGGAACAGAATTCCCTCGCTGCCACCGTGCGGGCCAGGCTCTCCGGGCTGCACGACGCCGAGGCGCGGGTCGCGCAGGTGGTGCTCGACCAGGGCGTCCGGCTCGTCCACCTGAGCGTGAACGACGTGGCGAAGCTCGCGGGCACGTCGGCGTCCACCGTCGTGCGCTCGTGCCGGCGGCTCGGGTTCGGCGGCTACCAGGAGCTGAAGATCGCCGCCGCCCGCGAGGCGCCGACGGGCGCCGAGCCTCCGGACGACCTCGACCCGCTGGCCGCGACCGTCCGGGCGGCGCGGGAGGCGCTCGGCGGACTGAGCGCCACGCTGTCACGCGCCGATCTGAGAGCGGTGGCCGAGGCGATCGGCGGGGCCTCCCGGGTGCTGCTCGCCGCCACCGGCCTGTCCGGGGCGACCGCCACCGACGCCGCCTACCGGCTACGGGCCCTCGGCCTGCCCGTGGACCTGCCGCCCGACCCGCTCACCGCGCACCTGGCCGCCGAGCTGCTGCCGGACCAGGCCGTCTGCCTGGCGATCAGCCACAGCGGCGCCACCCGCTCCACCGTCGAGACCGCCCGCCGCGCCCGCGCCGCCGGGGCGCGGGTCGTGGCCGTCACCAGCTACGCCAGCTCGCCGCTGACCGAGGAGAGCACGTGGGTGCTCGTCGGCGGCGGGCAGGACCTCGTCTTCGGGATGGAGGCGGTCGCCAGCCGCCTCGCCCACCTCACCATCGTCGACACGCTGTCCATGATCGTGCTCGCACTGCGCGGCGGCGCGGCCGAACGGGCGGTCTCGGCCTCCGCCGAGGTCACGGCGAGCCACAGCTACTGA
- a CDS encoding SDR family NAD(P)-dependent oxidoreductase, with protein MGYDALFRLDGRKAVVIGAGSGIGREAALALAAHGASVVCADRDLPSAEATAAACGGAARLLDVLDAAEVRRAAEEEPADVLVFTAATNVRKRLLDYSGEEFDRVVGLNLRASFDVVRAFGAGMVERGRGSIIGFASIRASVTEPGQSVYSATKAGLVQLLRTAAAEFGPHGVRVNAIAPGVVETPLTRQIKDNPGWYDAYAAKSALGRWATAEEMAGAVVYLAGDAASFVTGSVLYVDGGWTAVDGRFDPPN; from the coding sequence ATGGGATATGACGCACTGTTCCGCCTGGACGGGCGGAAGGCCGTGGTGATCGGGGCCGGCAGCGGGATCGGCAGGGAGGCGGCGCTGGCGCTGGCCGCCCATGGGGCCTCGGTGGTGTGCGCCGACCGCGACCTGCCCTCGGCGGAGGCGACCGCGGCCGCGTGCGGCGGGGCCGCCCGGCTGCTCGACGTGCTCGACGCCGCGGAGGTGCGCAGGGCGGCCGAGGAGGAGCCCGCCGACGTGCTGGTGTTCACGGCCGCCACGAACGTCCGCAAGCGGCTGCTCGACTACTCCGGCGAGGAGTTCGACCGGGTGGTGGGCCTGAACCTGCGGGCCTCCTTCGACGTGGTACGGGCGTTCGGGGCGGGCATGGTCGAGCGGGGGCGCGGCTCGATCATCGGGTTCGCGTCGATCCGCGCGTCCGTGACCGAGCCCGGCCAGAGCGTCTACTCGGCCACCAAGGCGGGCCTCGTGCAGCTGCTGCGCACGGCCGCCGCCGAGTTCGGCCCGCACGGGGTGCGGGTCAACGCCATCGCGCCCGGCGTCGTGGAGACGCCGCTGACCAGGCAGATCAAGGACAACCCCGGCTGGTACGACGCGTACGCCGCCAAGAGCGCGCTCGGCCGGTGGGCGACGGCGGAGGAGATGGCCGGGGCGGTGGTCTACCTGGCGGGTGACGCGGCGAGCTTCGTGACCGGCTCCGTGCTGTACGTGGACGGCGGCTGGACGGCCGTGGACGGCCGCTTCGACCCGCCCAACTGA